A single Scleropages formosus chromosome 4, fSclFor1.1, whole genome shotgun sequence DNA region contains:
- the sh3pxd2b gene encoding SH3 and PX domain-containing protein 2B isoform X1 — MPRRTVQEVTVQDVQKRRIPSKHYVYVIKVSWSDGSTEVIFRRYSKFFDLQMELLDKFPVEGGQKDPKRRIIPFLPGKILFRRSHIRDVAMKRLRPINEYCRALIQLPVYISQCEEVRVFFETRPEDLNPPKEEPIGKKKSGFVERATTFLKRGDSTSADPLLLDQYVAVTDYEKQESSEISLHVGQVVEVIEKNESGWWFVSSEDAQGWVPATCLEAQDDPDDFSLPGEEVPRRYWSLPRHVGRRRTLGDLFGTGFGQEEKYSVIYPYTARDKDEIDLERGMTVEVVQKNLEGWWKIRYEGQEGWAPASYLKKADLLSQKLAAGAAAHASTNDLDGFSKQQNTSKENRDNHRIPPLPESKRKAGARQRPPPRRDLTIPRGVNLPKPPTPPQVEEEYYTIADFQTTIPDGISFQAGVKVEVIEKNSSGWWYIQIDDKEGWAPITFIDKYKKTSSASRPNFLAPLPNEMAQMKLEESSTNSLAADDSWSKPLPDEPSTSNDSAARPKLRDWKSNAPKNNSSCPFSQPLPPAPATPPAEEKPALPPRRESINKSLEGEGTEKPKLDVSKALPPKPPAPGVIMPLGPPKAAPFKPEKPQEPKKEDKNKQLHLRNEMGLECGHNVSVKEVKKFNLKPITKPAKAKNEPLEEKAEPAPFVKPKPVLRPKPVPGARPDAPPENKMDITNLRARLRPPKPSEAGASAEGSQQDGSALNNGRGAEEPRCPPKQQNGHSNDGPEAPKPVALSQKEPPQRPAVAPRRPPPPKKPLDPASPTESKAPPKDFPEPKAITPQNRPPPPKPKAFGPTPTKDKEDSKVKAAPGPKQFSKSEKPEPPKEKLPPLIKDVTKEELFMAVADFDGDDQTAGFKEGTLFEVLEKNSSGWWFCKNVSSSPMREGWIPSNYLTKKP; from the exons GAAAGATCCTGTTCAGGAGGAGCCACATCAGAGACGTGGCCATGAAGCGCTTGCGGCCCATAAATGAATACTGCAGG GCCCTGATCCAGCTGCCAGTATATATTTCCCAGTGTGAGGAGGTCCGCGTCTTCTTTGAGACCCGTCCTGAAGACCTCAATCCGCCCAAAGA GGAACCAATAGGAAAGAAGAAGTCAG GATTTGTGGAGAGAGCGACTACTTTCCTAAAGAGAG GAGACTCCACATCCGCTGACCCGCTGCTGCTTGACCAGTATGTGGCTGTTACTGACTATGAGAAGCAGGAGAGCTCTGAGATCAGTCTGCATGTGGGTCAGGTGGTGGAAGTCATTGAGAAGAACGAGTCTG GATGGTGGTTCGTCAGTTCAGAGGATGCTCAGGGATGGGTCCCAGCCACCTGCTTGGAGGCCCAGGATGACCCAGATGATTTCTCCCTGCCAGGCGAGGAAG TGCCCCGCAGGTACTGGTCACTGCCGAGGCATGTGGGTCGCCGGCGAACGTTAGGGGATCTATTCGGCACAGGCTTTGGGCAAG AAGAAAAGTACAGTGTGATCTATCCTTATACGGCACGTGATAAAGACGAGATTGATCTAGAAAGGGGCATGACTGTGGAGGTTGTGCAGAAGAACCTGGAGGGCTGGTGGAAGATCAG ATATGAGGGGCAGGAGGGTTGGGCACCTGCATCCTACCTGAAAAAGGCAGACCTCCTAAGCCAGAAACTGGCAGCGGGTGCTGCAGCACATGCCAGCACCAATGACCTGGATGGGTTCTCCAAACAGCAGAACACTAGCAAGGAGAACCGAGACAACCATCGCATCCCACCTCTGCCCGAGAGCAAGCGCA AAGCAGGAGCCAGACAAAGACCGCCACCACGCCGTGATCTCACCATT CCCCGAGGAGTGAACCTGCCcaagccccccaccccaccccaggtGGAGGAAGAGTACTACACTATTGCTGACTTCCAGACCACCATCCCAGATGGAATCAGCTTTCAGGCTGGAGTCAAAGTAGAG GTTATTGAGAAGAACTCTAGTGGCTGGTGGTATATTCAGATTGATGACAAGGAAGGTTGGGCTCCCATCACATTCATAGACAAGTACAAGAAAACTAGCAGTGCCTCCCGGCCAAACTTCCTGGCTCCCTTACCTAATGAAATGGCCCAGATGAAGCTGGAAGAGAGTTCCACTAACAGTTTGGCTGCAGATGACAGCTGGTCCAAGCCACTTCCTGATGAGCCGTCCACAAGCAATGATTCAGCAGCTCGACCCAAGCTGAGAGACTGGAAGTCAAACGCCCCCAAAAACAACTCCTCCTGCCCATTCTCACAACCCCTGCCACCCGCCCCAGCCACACCCCCAGCAGAAGAGAAACCTGCTCTCCCGCCACGGAGGGAATCCATAAACAAAAGCTTGGAAGGGGAAGGGACCGAGAAACCAAAGCTGGACGTGTCCAAGGCCCTACCTCCAAAGCCCCCTGCCCCAGGAGTTATCATGCCCCTTGGCCCACCCAAGGCAGCTCCCTTCAAGCCTGAGAAGCCCCAGGAACCCAAGAAAGAGGATAAGAATAAACAGCTGCACCTCCGGAACGAGATGGGCCTTGAGTGTGGTCACAATGTCTCAGTGAAGGAggtgaagaagttcaacctgaAACCTATAACCAAGCCGGCCAAGGCCAAGAATGAGCCCCTGGAGGAGAAGGCAGAACCAGCACCGTTTGTGAAGCCCAAGCCTGTACTCAGGCCGAAGCCTGTCCCAGGGGCCAGGCCAGATGCTCCACCTGAAAACAAGATGGACATCACCAACTTGAGGGCGAGACTGCGCCCCCCCAAACCATCGGAGGCAGGGGCGAGTGCTGAGGGCTCCCAGCAGGATGGCAGTGCTCTTAACAATGGGAGGGGGGCTGAGGAGCCAAGATGCCCACCCAAGCAACAGAATGGCCACAGCAACGATGGGCCAGAAGCCCCAAAACCAGTGGCTCTCAGTCAAAAGGAGCCCCCCCAGAGGCCTGCGGTTGCACCCAGGAGACCCCCGCCTCCCAAAAAGCCCTTAGATCCCGCAAGCCCCACTGAAAGCAAAGCTCCGCCAAAAGACTTTCCCGAGCCTAAAGCCATCACCCCCCAGAACAGACCTCCACCCCCCAAACCGAAGGCCTTTGGACCAACACCCACCAAGGACAAGGAGGATTCCAAAGTCAAAGCAGCCCCAGGTCCGAAGCAGTTCAGCAAGAGTGAGAAACCAGAGCCGCCAAAGGAGAAGCTCCCGCCCCTCATTAAAGACGTGACCAAAGAGGAGCTCTTCATGGCCGTGGCAGATTTTGATGGAGACGACCAGACCGCGGGCTTCAAGGAAGGGACGTTGTTCGAAGTGCTGGAGAAGAACTCCAGCGGCTGGTGGTTTTGTAAAAACGTGAGCAGCAGTCCAATGAGAGAGGGCTGGATCCCCTCTAATTACCTGACCAAGAAGCCATAG